In Zingiber officinale cultivar Zhangliang chromosome 1A, Zo_v1.1, whole genome shotgun sequence, the DNA window TTCAACTAATGTTCTTCCTCCACTCCTTCCCCATCTTCTCATTAGGTacacctccgaaaccaccgacaCTTGGAGCCAACAGCATGTGCTGAATCAACCATGGACTGAACCCCATCTCAATATTTCAATCCTTGATGTAAAATAATAATTTGGTATAATcaccaaaaaaaaattagaaagtgCAGTTAGAATCACCTGAAAACAAAAATTCTAAGGAATACCACAGCATCCAGGCCACCGACAGAGAGGATTTCTTCTTCTGTTAGTCCCCAAGCTTTCACTATCCAGCTAGGAGATGGCACAAATCTTTCCAAATTGAAAGCATCCAGAAAATTATTATTTCGCTGTGTGAGCTGCCGGCCAAAGTACACATAGAGAAAACTAGGTTGTTTTCTCAAGATTGAATATAGTGACAGGTAAAGTGTACAGAGACCAATGTTTATGCCTGCAGATGTCAGGAGGGCAGAGAGATTCATCTCTGCCTTGTGATCATGACAGCATCAAAGAATTGCCCAACACCGTAGTAGCTTCAAGATAAACCTATATCATCCTGTAAAAAGACATTGATCCTGTCAACcaattatcttgtcaacataaTTTTGATGGAAAATAATTGTCAGCGAGCACAGGAATAAGACAATTCAGCATCTTCCTTCAAACTAGAGTGGTTTCATGAGCTACAGATTTATCTAATGGGATAGGAGCTTAATCATGTAAGCATAAATATACGACACCAAATTGAAAATTGATTCATCTGGCTTATcctattaaatttgaaaagcatATAAAAGAAAAACGGCCCAACAACTCAAACTACACATTTGGCAGAACTAGATCACCAATCATAACaaacaaaatcatatttttttagcaaaaaaaaataataataaaatcaaaattttcaaagtttcaaGTAATAGATCTTTTCTCGAAAAAGAAAAGCAACGCCTGTTCTGGTTACTAACCAGCGCTAGAATTAGACGCTATCTTATCCGGCAAAGCCTCCATATCTACCGTGGAATTAGAACAAATGATGAGTAGATGAGCCCCCAAACAAGGACCGATCACACAATGCTCGCTCAGGACAAACCTTTTCTTCTCCAATGAGAGCGCGCTTAGGTCTCGATCGGCACCAGAACAACAACCCTAAACACACATCAAGGTGCGAGAAGCGAGAGAAACAGGCGCGTCGACGCCGATTCGCGAGGCAGAGATGCGACAGGCGAGAGAGGAAACGGGAAGAATGGAAGAAAGGGGGGCGACGCGAAGGGAAAACGAGCCGTGGGGCGAGAAGGGAACGAGAAGACGCCACTTGAGTTGGCGCTCTCTCTCGCGCATACGAAACGATGCAAAAATAACGAGTGGTCGTTTCGCTCTACCAATTTAATTACATTGGTGGCCCACATTAATCCCGCCCAATAATCCTTATGCctaattgttttaaattttgatccttttaattcttttttatttttatttttattattaaaatatctgTTTCAATTAAGTGCTTACTTCAATTTTTATACATTTAAAGGGGAGATCATTCATATAATTttatatgttataaatagggtggagtgttattttaataattaataaataaagggTAAAAATTTAATGGCCATCCCAAATTAGAACGTTTCAATTTTTTTAGAATACTTTCCCTTTCAAAGTTATTGGAACCGTTACAATTAACTATTACTATCTATAACAACAGATCCATTTAAAATGATGTTGGtgaaattcaaataatttaaataaagttggtaaaatatattttgatacaAAAGTGTTTATGATTTAGAAGAATTTAAGATTCAAGTGTTTAATCATTTCTATAATTGTTTCAAAgtgattttgataatttaaaatcattttgattgcttttaaataattttgataagttGATAGGGAGttatttaggatttaaaattttaaaattaagtgttGATTATAACTTTATACTGTGTAACagttaattagtaatttttataattattttaaaataatttcaatcaattttaaaattaagtgttAATCAATCATTTTATATCTGTTAGAAGTTGACTCAAGAGTGAAGACCCATCCATGCAATTATCAATGGTCTTAGGTATAGGTGGAATCACTTTGTAGGCTAGAGAATGGACCATAAATAATAATTGATCTATTTGGATGAATTATCTATAAGGATGTGTTTGGTTTAAGTTATAATTTATAACCTTGATTATATGATTATCGAGTAATCACATAACACTTTGTAGACTAGAGAATGGACCATAAATAATAATTGATCTATTTGGATGGACTACctataagggtgcgtttggtttaagttatcatgtataatcttgattatataattatcaagtaatcacataactaaaattTTGGGGAATAAAGCATAACCTAATGcaataaaaacttatttgttttaaggttttaatgaataatttagtttaatattttactatattaaccTTAGTTACaaaattaatcataataataataataataataataataataataatattattattattatttaaactctacaatttattttcatatgtttcttaatttttatgtgtattttttaaagtttttttaattgtttcacttttttatttttttatttgtttacattttttctatttttattttttatatatttttaataatgtttctatttttttttattttttatatatttgtttacgtttttaaattttttttttatttttctatttttatgtttttttaatttttttttctattttctatttttaatccgttttttaaattttttttaatgtttttccattttttaaaatttgtatgtttttaacaatttttaaattttttttaatgttttttattttattttttattttgttttacattttttttatcatatcttTCTCTTATTCAAAGATATTTTGGATGGGAAATTACCAATTatctaaatcaattaaaatttccgTTCATAATTCTAAATGGATAACTAAAATTTTCAACGATCCTCAATCAAATGGAACGGAAATATGATGATTTACGTAATTGGAGATGCttcattattataaaaaaataaatatttttttaaagatgttaataaattaataatatatcaaCAACGGTTAATGAAGGGAATCGcgggcgcggctctcgatgttatTCTTTTCGCACGAGGTTCATATATATTTTATGCATCTCCAACATCACGAGCGCATATTTTAAGCTCTGCTAATTCCGTAGCCATTCATTTATGTTCTACAGCGCCCCTTTATATTCTGGAGCAAAAGCTGCAGAGGTTAACAAAGCGGCCACACTCGATCAAATGATGCCTTCGCTCCGATCGCCGTCTCTAAACCTAATCCATCTTCTCCGGCCATGTCTCCTCCTCTGCTCGCTTTCCTCTCTCTCTGCCTCCGTCGTCACCCACCTCCCTGGCTACGAGGGAACTCTTCCCTTTCATTTGGAGACGGGGTATGCGAACGCCTTCCAGGATTAAGCTTCATATTCGCCTTTTGACTACTGCGTACGTTCTCCTAAAGCGACGATCTCTTTGCTTACGTAGCTATGTTTCAGTGGACGAACAAAGGGGAGCGGAGCTGTTCTACTATTTCGTAAGGTCGGAGGGAGAGCCGGAGGACGATCCCCTCCTTCTTTGGCTTTCAGGTGGCCCCGGATgctcttccttctctgctttaGCCTTTGAAGTAGGTAAGTCTCTAACTCCTTTTGTGACAAAGAGTTCATCTAGTTGACGggatcatcatttttttttatatatcattATTATGGTTTTTGATATAGGCATTAAATCAACGATGGAAATAATTATCCTTCTCTGCCATTTTGAACGATCATGCATATCAGTACTAATGTTCTTAGAAAGTTGACTGCATCTCATCGCAAAGCCATGTAGTAGAATCTGTATCTTGTTTGATGAAAATAATATGAACGAGGGCAATCTCATCCAACACAAAAATGGCAAACACACACCCCACAATAATTGAATGCAAGAGCAATATCATGTGATTCaacttaagtttaagttaatagaGAATCTATTGAATTTCTATGATATGAGAGAAAAAGTATAAAGATACCTACTTAAGTTTGGAGACATTATGTATAACAAAGTCCTCTCTCCATTAAATCCTCCCTTAGCAGTGATTGAGAAATATCAGCAAAACATCTCCTAACTCTCCAGATTTCAAAAGCTTACTATGAGAAGAAATTACTCAATTTATTTTCGTCCACAATAGCCACTGGATATGTCTGTCAGTGTCATCCCAACTCTAGGACACAAACTGAGTTAAAGAATCATATCCCTGAAAAATCCGGTTGAAACACACTGTTTACTTCATTGTTAGAGTGGTTTTTGAGTTTGTGTGGATATAGATGTGAATACTTTTGTCTCATTTTTACTCATCATGAGTTGGAAAAAAAAACATTGGTAATCTGAAGCCTTTCCAGATGTTCTACATTTTCTGCATCTGCACATGAGAGCTTTTTTCCCCTTTTGGTCATTGAGTTCTTTTTTCCCCTTTTAAAGAGCAAATCTTCTTTTGTCCTAGTGATCAAATACTATAATGCAATGGGTGATTCAGAAAAGAATCAGTTGATTAACTGCATTAGAGCTCAATAAAAGTACATTTTTATATAACATTGCACCCAAGGTCTTAGTTATTTGGAAATTAATTCTAATTAGTTCCTTCCTTCCTAGCTATGAACTCCTTTAATATTTAGTTGGTTGTCACTTGTTTgaaatctttgtttttttttctgagAGAATAAAAGGCAACTTGCCCACTGAAGATATTAGATAGAATGAACATCTATTTCTTAGAAAACAAATTGATTAAAAACAATATGGCTTTGTCCAATCAGCCAATAGTGATGGCATCTTAGGTAATTATTGGATGACATTACAAGAATTCTTGTCTCCCATGTCAAATAATTGGGAATTTCATCAAAGCCAAATTTGGCACAAGCAAATACCCTTTGTAGCTCAAGAGATTATTGCCTGCGCACATGAACCAAGGAATTCAAGGAATTCTCCTATGAAAGAAGGGAAGCTAGGGAGGGAGTTATTAGTTGCTAACCTACAAAGTCAAACATACAAATGTTCATTTGTCACTCTCAAAATATGTTGGATTGCAGAGTGTTTTCTCCAATGAAACTTCAATGACCCCGGAAGCCAACCTATTCCACACTATATGATCAAATATCAATAATGAGCTTTGGAAGAATGAAGGTTCCATGGGCTAAGCATATATTGTTGAACCCTTACAAatcatcttcaagaagaagtTGTACACTGAATACTACTTGCAAGCTTGCAGTGCAATCTCTGAAAAGTTGCACACCCAAAGATTTGGAAGCATGATCCAAGtctttcttttttattaatcAATTTCAATCTTTATATGTTTCTTCTgagcaaaaaaggaaaaaaggggaAGCAGTGTTCTATGTACATATGCTTGGAACATTTACAACTAAGGAATATGATGGAAATCTACAGGTTATCTTTGTAGGTCCGGTAACATTTACAACTAAGGAATATGATGGAAATTTGCCTAAACTAGAACAACGTACATATGCTTGGACCAAAGTGAGATGTTTACCTCCCATCACTTTCCACATTATTTGTTCTTCCACACCTTATATCTCACTAAAACTTATTTGGTTGCAGATTGCAAATATCATTTTTGTAGATTCCCCTGTTGGGACTGGTTTTTCCTTCATTGAAAACCCTGTTGCTTATGATGTGGGGGAGAGGACTTCTATAGCATATCTCTATGATTTCCTTATAAAGGTAGGACATTCCTACGGAGATGAATAAGAAAATTTACACCTGTTTCTTAAGTTTTGATGCACTCTTTTATGTAGTGGTTGATTGACCGCCCCCAATTTCTCTCTTGTCCTCTATACATTGTTGGAGAATCACATGCGGGGAAGATTGCTCCAGCTGTTGCTCAATTAATAGCCGAAGGTGAGTTTATTTCATTTCAAATGACACAAAAAAAAtcccatgattttttttttcatgcgcTAGCATTTATGTAATGACATTTTTTCAATTGACTCTATGTGACCTTATTATGGAGTCACTAAGCTGTAAAACAGATTATACTTCACTATGAGACAAATCTATTTCCATATTGACAAATAACACTTTATTTTTCAATCTCACCTGGAAAAAAATCTTTGTTAGCACTGAGCCACCTCCAATACCCACCCTAAGAACATCACCATTAACTATTTTAGGAATTGCCTAAATGCCCCTTATTTTCTATTGTAAGGTGATGAAAAAGATAGTACTTACAAAGTAATTCTTACCCAACCTTTGCTTCACATTTTGCTCATTCGATCTCCCTCCCTGTTGTCATTGGTTGTTATTGCTTTAAAAATTGATTGAACATGATACAAGTGATAGCAAGCACAAATTCTTGGTACGATGTAGGTAAAGGCTTTAACTGGATTGGGATGCTCGTCGCTTAGGTTGACATGATACTCCATCAGTTGTTCATTGAGTAACCTGGCCTTAAATAAGTCGTCTATGCCAAGCTTCAGACACGAATTATGCTCCACGAGTTGTGCTTGGCTCAACCTAAAATCATTCCATATTGGGCTCGCTAGATGATTTCATGCTTGACCAAAAGGCCATACTGTGCACTCTTGTGTGGGTGGCCAATTATGACCCACTAAGCTATTTTTCCccataaaatttcatataaaatTGTATATACCTTCTATCCCTTAAATACTTTTAAGAAATTTTAGATATTACTAAATTACTTTTAACATGCTATAAATATTTGCTTTGgcattttttagaattttgtattttttttttacatttttgtaaatattttttattattaaattctCAACCCGACAAGCTTGACCTAGCACAACCATGCCCGAGTTCATACAAGTCTTGGGGTAGCATTATTTGGGTTATGCCAGATAGGGCAATCCATTGAACAACCCAATGACATCTCTAGCAGTAAGGAGGGAAAGAAGAAAGACAAGTGGTGGAGAGGAGAAAGTAAAGGAGTATGTGGTGGGTAggagcaagaaaggaatacacaAAGAAAGGAGAGGGAATTCTCATGCGTTGATATGAAAATTGACCTTACCACATGCGAGTATGCTTTGATTTTCACTTTAACTCACATATGTCCTTTTGCTTCATTTTTGCCCCCAAATACTGGACGCCACTCATGTTTTCAATCAACATAGGACATGCATTTGCCTAGGATGAGAGCAAATTGGCCAAAATATTTTGTGTATCTGAGTTATTTTCTCCTAAAGTAACTAAGAAAAAGAAACTTGTGATTGTGTGCCAAACAAATCATGGATGCACATGGTTTATTTCAGGTATATAATAAATTGAGGATCTTTTAATTGAATTGATGGGATaattgaaaaagaaagaaagaaaagaaaacccatcAAAGTCATGAGTCAAATTGGCTTTTTATGAATTTTAACAGTCAAACTTATACCAAATGCAATTTGAAAACACGCCCTTTAGCTATACAGTCATTACTTGAACTTTTACTTCTCTCTGTGAGATCTCCAAATTTATGATGCCAATATGCTACTTGTatttaattaggtattagtt includes these proteins:
- the LOC122030221 gene encoding serine carboxypeptidase-like 18 isoform X3, whose product is MFYSAPLYSGAKAAEVNKAATLDQMMPSLRSPSLNLIHLLRPCLLLCSLSSLSASVVTHLPGYEGTLPFHLETGYVSVDEQRGAELFYYFVRSEGEPEDDPLLLWLSGGPGCSSFSALAFEVIFVGPVTFTTKEYDGNLPKLEQRTYAWTKIANIIFVDSPVGTGFSFIENPVAYDVGERTSIAYLYDFLIKWLIDRPQFLSCPLYIVGESHAGKIAPAVAQLIAEGISSGKQPLLNLKGYLLGNPFTGESIDINSRVPFAHGMGIISDEFYEMSQKNCQGQDHRYPTTAGCATNIKTFEEICTEISMFYISDPLCGDDSPTQLSVSKNTRSLLEEHMGLLNPPSPPDFICRSYAYYLSYFWANNNLTQEALHVKKGTVAEWFRLSSFGFQWGS